A region of Capra hircus breed San Clemente chromosome 11, ASM170441v1, whole genome shotgun sequence DNA encodes the following proteins:
- the LONRF2 gene encoding LOW QUALITY PROTEIN: LON peptidase N-terminal domain and RING finger protein 2 (The sequence of the model RefSeq protein was modified relative to this genomic sequence to represent the inferred CDS: inserted 5 bases in 5 codons; substituted 1 base at 1 genomic stop codon), which produces MWSPNNAEVMELNRMVLKKSRKACRARAGGGRVQTQTSAHVDARGVARGEEGRVCGSRRRCGWGGGRACLSCPKPVVPGLPCARRRGCKCGLSPEPVPPPCRGGDCGEPPARRXDKGDEAFRAGEYDTAPELFRSTRAGLAXPDRGLWLQVGDALARAGRLPECLGAFRGAARLGTQRLDELGELTASLXRALGPRELRESPGLAPREAPRDLLGCPRCRRLLHKPVTLPCGCTACGRSAEPGPXRRVIVVLSGLLEKSFPGECWARRLAGQARNLQRQRQPEAALARCQQALDPAPGDNSLLLLRAELYLSMKNYEQALQDAGEVCQNEPLLSKGHHVKAQALSGLGRSKETWREFLCCLALHLECNSVKKAAQKVLCEVFFPASEYMPQSLTSSTQSILLNVRLKAQYQSHVNSQGPVEEGSSAGGSENPSEKPDVFRNSSSSVLRFILGLHCEEDQEVLDGILPTEPSTGLKRQFPNDSEDARAVSAPGKIPRKEADSLPQTNVNCNTGESEELPIEVADFECALCMRLFFEPVTTPCGHMFCLKCLERCLDHVPHCPLCRSKCSDLLASRKFNKTTLAEELIFRYFSDALSDXRICDEEMTELSHLTRDVPIFVCTMAFPTVPCLLHIFEPRYRLMIRRCLETGPKRSGMCLSAEHAGISEYGCMLAVKDVRTFPDGGSIIDAVGISRFWVLSHRHRDGYNXAAIEYSEDERVEGPECEELVMLRDSVYQQSVSWFASLQDPMKEQISSHCGSVPDREPEPQSNPGGPAWSWWMLAVLPLAQKAQLATLGVISLKEHLLAIRRILVIITRKRNSQQEHVNSRERSN; this is translated from the exons ATGTGGTCCCCAAACAAtgcagaggtgatggaactcaATAGAATGGTCTTGAAG AAGTCGCGGAAGGCGTGCAGAGCGCGTGCGGGCGGGGGGCGCGTGCAGACGCAGACGAGCGCGCACGTAGACGCGCGCGGGGTCGCCCGCGGCGAGGAGGGGAGGGTCTGCGGGAGCCGCCGGCGCTGCGGGTGGGGTGGTGGGCGGGCCTGTCTCAGCTGCCCGAAGCCGGTTGTGCCGGGTTTACCCTGCGCCCGCCGCCGAGGGTGCAAGTGCGGCCTGAGCCCCGAGCCGGTCCCGCCACCCTGTCGCGGCGGCGACTGCGGGGAGCCGCCGGCACGGC TGGACAAGGGCGACGAGGCCTTCCGCGCGGGCGAGTACGACACGGCGCCCGAGCTCTTCCGCTCGACGCGGGCCGGCCTGGCGTAGCCAGACCGCGGCCTGTGGCTGCAGGTGGGGGACGCGCTGGCCCGCGCGGGCCGCCTCCCCGAGTGCCTGGGCGCGTTCCGCGGCGCCGCGCGCCTGGGGACGCAGCGGCTGGACGAGCTGGGGGAACTGACGGCCAGCC CGCGCGCCCTGGGCCCGCGCGAACTGCGGGAAAGCCCGGGCCTTGCCCCCCGGGAGGCGCCCCGGGACCTGCTGGGCTGCCCGCGCTGCCGGCGGCTGCTGCACAAGCCGGTGACGCTACCGTGCGGGTGCACCGCCTGCGGGCGCTCCGCCGAGCCGGGCC CGCGCCGGGTCATCGTGGTGCTGAGCGGCCTGCTGGAGAAGTCCTTCCCTGGCGAGTGCTGGGCGCGCAGGCTGGCGGGCCAGGCGCGGAACCTGCAGCGCCAGCGGCAGCCCGAGGCCGCGCTAGCCAGGTGTCAGCAAGCCCTGGACCCGG CTCCTGGTGATAATTCATTATTGCTGCTGCGAGCAGAGTTGTATTTATCcatgaagaactatgaacaggcTCTGCAGGATGCTGGTGAAGTTTGTCAGAATGAACCTCTCTTGTCTAAG GGGCATCATGTGAAAGCCCAGGCTCTCTCTGGACTGGGAAGAAGTAAGGAGACGTGGAGGGAGTTTCTCTGCTGCCTTGCTCTACATCTTGAATGTAACTCAGTGAAGAAAGCAGCCCAGAAG GTACTGTGTGAGGTGTTTTTCCCAGCCTCAGAATACATGCCTCAGAGTTTaac atCTTCTACCCAAAGTATACTGTTGAACGTGAGACTGAAGGCTCAGTATCAGAGCCATGTGAACAGCCAGGGTCCTGTGGAGGAAGGTAGCAGTGCAGGAGGGTCTGAG AATCCATCTGAGAAACCTGATGTGTTTAGAAATAGCAGTTCCTCAGTTTTGCGTTTCATCCTGGGCTTACACTGTGAAGAGGATCAGGAGGTGTTAGACGGCATCCTTCCAACGGAGCCCAGCACTGGTTTAAAGAGACAGTTTCCGAATGACTCAGAGGATGCACGTGCTGTGAGTGCCCCTGGGAAAATTCCCAGGAAAG aggCTGACTCCTTACCCCAAACAAATGTGAACTGTAAcacaggagaaagtgaagagctcCCCATAGAGGTGGCTGACTTTGAGTGTGCCCTTTGTATGAG GTTGTTCTTTGAACCTGTGACTACGCCCTGTGGACACATGTTTTGCCTGAAATGCCTCGAGCGCTGCCTGGACCACGTCCCACATTGTCCCTTGTGCAGAAGTAA atgctCAGac TTGTTAGCAAGcagaaaatttaataaaactaCTCTGGCCGAAGAATTAATATTTCGGTATTTCTCAGATGCGCTGTCTG AGAGAATCTGTGATGAAGAAATGACGGAGCTGTCACA TCTGACCAGAgatgtgcccatctttgtgtgcACCATGGCCTTCCCCACCGTGCCCTGCCTGCTCCACATCTTTGAGCCCCGCTATCGGCTTATGATACGAAGATGCCTGGAAACAGGCCCCAAACGGAGTGGCATGTGTTTATCTGCTGAGCATGCAGG GATCTCAGAGTATGGCTGCATGCTGGCAGTCAAGGACGTCAGGACATTCCCCGATGGCGGCTCTATCATTGACGCCGTGGGGATCAGCCGCTTCTGGGTTTTGAGCCACCGTCACAGAGACGGCTACA AGGCAGCCATTGAATACTCAGAAGATGAAAGG GTGGAAGGCCCAGAGTGCGAGGAACTCGTCATGCTGCGCGATTCAGTTTATCAGCAGTCTGTGTCCTGGTTCGCGTCACTTCAGGATCCCATGAAAGAGCAGATTTCAAGCCATTGTGGGTCAGTGCCAGACAGAGAACCTGAGCCTCAG AGTAACCCTGGTGGTCCTGCGTGGTCCTGGTGGATGCTGGCGGTGTTGCCATTGGCACAGAAGGCTCAACTGGCCACACTGGGCGTGATCTCGCTGAAGGAGCACCTGCTTGCCATTCGGCGAATATTAGTCATCATCACGCGTAAGAGGAATAGTCAGCAAGAGCACGTTAATAGCAGGGAGAGAAGTAATTGA